The stretch of DNA CCCAACTCCAGACTGATGTGTTCTTTTCCTGGCCCAGCCTGAAAACCTGCTCTACACGTCCAAGGACAAAGACGCAGTGCTCAAGCTCACCGACTTTGGCTTTGCCAAGGAGACCACCCAGAACGCCCTGCAGACACCCTGCTACACTCCCTATTATGTGGGTGAGTCCTGGGGACAGGCTGTGTACCTCCCTACCCGCACTGGTCCTTGAGGTACTGTGGGGCAGCCGGTGGGTTGCAGAAGTTGAAGGGTTAAAACTCAgtaaggagggagggggattctgCCCACATGGAGGCAGTGATAGGGTGGGGGGGTCCGGAGGCTGCAAAAATATTCTCCCAAACTTCAGCTTCTGCTTTTGAAAATAGATCCAGGAAAAGTCTGGCTGTGGCCTGTGAGCAGAATGACATCACAGCAGCTCTAAATATATACGTGATAAAAGGCTGCCACCAGCTCTGGACGGAGCCCAGCTGcggttgtttttctccttccctggtTCTTATCTTCCTGGGATTCATATTCAGAAAGTGGGCAGGCCTTTCCTCCTATATGAGAGGGACACAGGGCACCAGCCGCCAGTCTTGTGGGAGAGGGTCCCTTAGGCCAAGGCTTGGATggggcctggggtgtgcacaTGCTCACGCACCCTGGAGAAGTTCCTCGCTCCTCTGTGAGCGGGCAGGCCCCAGACCTGGAAAAGTTCCCGGGGAAAGTGCCCCATCTGAGAGCTGGGTACCGCCCCCCTTCACCAAGGGCTCTCCCTCAGCTGAGCCTTCCCAGAGAGCTGCTGAAGGGGCGAGAAGCCCCGGAGACCATGGCTCTCCGTTCATCAGGATGCACTTTGCAGCCCTCTAACTTAGAACACCCTCTGGCCTACCCCTCTCACCACCCTCCTGGGAAGACCCAGGTCCTGTGGGATGGTAGCCAAGGTGGCAGTGgagccctcagccctgcccccagtcCCTCCTTGCCCTGTTTgttcagggggaaagggacaCAGGGCACCTTTCACCTATGGCAGGACCTCACCAAGCCCCAGAGTGGCCtcctgttcccccacccccctcaccaaGGCTGAGCTGGACCCCAAGGAGACTATGGTTCCTCACAGCCCGGCCTCAGTGTGGGTTAATTTTTTCTGGGAGCTGTTCGCCCTCCCCCTATTTCACACACATACTGCCTTCCCAGAAGGTGCCAGACACCAGTCTGCTCTGCCCTACCCCCCAGTCTGGGTGCCTGCTCCCCACCTTGCCCAGACTTCAGGCTCCTGCCTGGCTCTGAGACCCTTGGAGCTGAGAGCCCCCTGTGCCCTCTGCTCTGGTAGCTCCTGAGGTCCTGGGTCCAGAGAAGTATGACAAGTCGTGTGACATGTGGTCCCTGGGTGTCATCATGTACATCCTGTGAGTACTACCTCCTGTGCACCCCCGCCGCACCCCCTGCCCCGTGTACCCAGTGCCACATGCCCTTGCTGAGTGCAGAGCAGGTCACTCTTCACACAGTCTGCCTTTCCCTTCTGGTCACCCAACGCCCCTCCTGCAGGCTTCCTGAAGGCCTCCCCATACAGGGGCAGGGGGCTGCGaagagcctgggggtgggggcagagggctgggggcagaggcagtgtctGGCTGCCTGTCTTCCCAGGCGGGAactgggggaggagaaagggtcCACTCTGGCACTCCTCCAGCCTGTGCCAAATGACCTccgccctcccccagcctgtgCGGCTTCCCACCCTTCTACTCCAACACGGGCCAGGCCATCTCCCCAGGGATGAAGAGGAGGATCCGCCTCGGCCAGTATGGCTtccccaaccctgagtggtcagaCGTGTCCGAGGACGGTGAGTGACCACTCTGCCCCGGACCCCGTCAGCCGTCATTCTGGGAGATGCCACTTTGGTGTCAAACTGGCCCGTGTGCAAGCACTGGCTCCCCCACATCCCCACTGTGTGGCCCTAGGCCAGTTGCCAGCCTTTTTGGAACTTCAGTTTCTCTATCTGTCAAATAGGCTCAAAATTTGCCTCCTCAACACTTCCTCTAACTGCTGTGCCTCATTCATATTTCCCCTGTGGGGCCTACAAACAAGCCTGCCCCGTCAGCTAGTCGTTGCTGCTTGACAAATGACCCTGGACACTGACAGGCTTGTGAGGAGAAACAGTTATTAGCTCACTGTTACTGTGGGTTAGGACTTTGGGAGCACGTGCAGAGAGGGTGGTAGGTGGGgcacagctggggggtggggctggcactGGGGGAACTCCACCACCTCACCAGGACCCCACTCCCCAGCCAAGCAGCTGATCCGCCTGCTGCTGAAGACGGACCCCACGGAGCGGCTGAGCATCGCACAGTTCATGAACCATCCCTGGATCAACGTGAGCACCGACAGGGCACCTGGGCGGGAGGGTGGCGGCTCAGGAGGCCTTGGCACTCTAGGGCCACAGATGCGTGGTAGTGCCCCACCCACTTCCCTTTGTCGCTGCTCCAGTCAGCCTCCTTCATctccctgagcctcggtttccccattgGAGACCAGAAGAAGGGTTCGGGGGAGGGAGCCATGAAGTCCCAGGTGCATGCAGGTCCTAACCCATGGGTTCGGGGCCCCTCGCAGCAATCCACGGTGGTGCCGCAGACGCCGCTGCACACGGCCCGAGTGCTGCAGGAGGACAAAGACCACTGGGACGATGTTAAGGTGGGTGGactcggcctcagtttccctgcagGTTCCAGGGTTTTGGAAAACGGGACTTCAGGGTGGCGGCTAGCCAGAGTCTGGGTCTTCGGCTCCTGCCCCATGCCTGGTGCTTGGGGCGTCTCTGACGGCACCAGGGGGCCCACTGTGGTGTGTGGGGCCTTGAGCTGCCCTGCCCCCATCAGGGTGGCGCTCCTGGCTCACTCCTTCAGTGCAGGGGCTTTGGGCCAGGGGCTCAGTGAACGGCCTTTGGCCCTAAGCTTCAGCCAGAACCCGTCTTATAATCTACAATACTTGGGAGGGGTTAAGCCTGGTTTCAGACTCAGCAGAGGCCAGGTTTGAGCGTGTGGGGCAGCAGCTTCGAGCCCCAAGACTCCCAGGGCACAATCTTTAGGCTGCAGTGCCCTGCGTGCCCAGTAAGATAACTCCCCCTGCAGGCCTTGTGGTTCTGAGTAGGTGATGCTCCAGGTCCCTGTCCTGGTTACTCTGGTGTGGTCCCAGGGAGTCATTAAGGCACTTCCTGTGCCTGAGAGGATCAGCACGGTGCCTACCACAAAGAACTGTGTGGTGCAGATGGACAGGCCACACAAAGGTGGCCATTGCTGTCACTGACATTATTGAAGGGGCTGCCCAGGCAGGAGGGTGATGGCTATTGAGGTCCCCACATCCTGCCATCTGCCCCCAGGAGGAGATGACCAGCGCCTTGGCCACCATGCGAGTGGACTACGACCAGGTGAAGATCAAGGACCTGAAGGCCTCTAACAACCGGCTCCTCAACAAGCGGAGGAAGAAGCAGGCAGGCGGCTCCTTGGCCTCGCAGGGCTGCAACAACCAGTAGCTCCTGGGGCCACGGGGAAGCCAGCCTCCAAGCCTGCGTGACAGACAGCAGCgactgaggccctgccccagagggctcagggccattttttttaaacaaaagaactgTTTTGTTGTGTTTGAATTTGTCACTTACAACTTCAGGATGGGGGACCCTGACCCCAACCCTCCTTCAGAGCCCCAGTTCAGGCTCAGCTCTTAGAGAGGGGCAGTGCCTGGGGCTAGGGAGCTGCCTGCTGATCCTCAGCGCCTTCGCCCAGAGTGGCCTGAGAGCCTGGCTCTGCCTGACCTGGATCTGGCCTTAGGCTTGTAGGCCACTTGTGGTTGTGGC from Desmodus rotundus isolate HL8 chromosome 8, HLdesRot8A.1, whole genome shotgun sequence encodes:
- the MAPKAPK3 gene encoding MAP kinase-activated protein kinase 3; this translates as MDGETGEEQEGPLPRAGAPSGPSPAGSLAFAGRREPKKYAVTDDYQLSKKVLGLGVNGKVLECFHKLTGQKCALKLLYDSLKARQEVEHHWQASGGPHIVRILDVYENMHHNKRCLLIVMECMEGGELFSRIQERGDQAFTEREAAEIMRDIGTAIQFLHSHNIAHRDVKPENLLYTSKDKDAVLKLTDFGFAKETTQNALQTPCYTPYYVAPEVLGPEKYDKSCDMWSLGVIMYILLCGFPPFYSNTGQAISPGMKRRIRLGQYGFPNPEWSDVSEDAKQLIRLLLKTDPTERLSIAQFMNHPWINQSTVVPQTPLHTARVLQEDKDHWDDVKEEMTSALATMRVDYDQVKIKDLKASNNRLLNKRRKKQAGGSLASQGCNNQ